From one Astatotilapia calliptera chromosome 10, fAstCal1.2, whole genome shotgun sequence genomic stretch:
- the LOC113030681 gene encoding oligodendrocyte-myelin glycoprotein-like codes for MRRWKLSLLELVLVLWLGLRILAVCPSVCSCSRSHREVDCSSRGLRSLPNNLQYNLRSLNLSHNRFHSLDDQLTAYTHLRVLDLSHNRLSRLPANLPRSLWRIYASSNRIQLLDKNDTVYQWNLQLLDLSDNKMERATFINNTLSSLCTLNLSHNHFWTLPTNLPVRLEILDLSHNWLVKVLPGSLDRLPRLTYFYLHANRFSAMPLGVLDKMTSLKVIALGNNPWACHLYADISYLLSWTQRTPARVLGCPCHTQPVCGGVRPGRTGGWHYASYNLPPLAASAKDLTSMTPKASVTGWWYLSVSTSLNTPVAPRETWDTKHHTFTATPSISMATLKYKTTGTHLTIDHMSASVSSDSLHVSATKQTSTTDTSLLTEMTDEDNTTSATDQFFTTDSLSIQTKKTTTLRTRSVRRQNPSFPGGIPNSSPALVSCSWDLFLHSSALLSLILIQVH; via the exons ATGAGAAG GTGGAAGCTTTCTCTTCTGGAGCTCGTGCTCGTGTTATGGCTTGGGTTGCGAATTCTGGCTGTGTGTCCCTCCGTGTGCTCCTGCAGTCGCAGCCACAGGGAGGTAGACTGCTCCTCGAGGGGTCTAAGAAGTCTGCCCAACAACTTACAGTACAACCTGCGCTCCCTTAACCTGTCCCACAATCGATTCCACAGCCTGGATGACCAACTTACCGCTTACACCCATCTCCGCGTTCTAGATTTGTCTCACAATCGGCTGAGCCGACTGCCCGCAAACCTACCTCGTTCCCTCTGGCGGATTTATGCCTCCTCCAACCGCATTCAGTTGTTGGACAAGAATGACACGGTTTACCAGTGGAACCTGCAGCTGCTTGACCTCTCCGACAACAAAATGGAGAGAGCCACCTTTATCAACAACACACTGAGCAGTTTGTGCACGCTCAACCTCAGCCACAATCACTTCTGGACTTTGCCCACCAACCTACCCGTACGCCTGGAGATTCTTGACCTGTCCCACAACTGGCTAGTAAAAGTACTTCCCGGATCTTTAGATCGGCTCCCCAGACTAACTTACTTCTACCTGCATGCTAACCGCTTCTCTGCAATGCCTCTTGGAGTCTTGGACAAAATGACATCGCTCAAAGTCATTGCTTTGGGAAACAATCCTTGGGCTTGCCACCTTTACGCCGACATCAGTTACTTGCTCTCCTGGACTCAGCGTACCCCCGCACGTGTCCTGGGCTGCCCATGCCACACTCAGCCCGTCTGTGGAGGGGTGCGCCCTGGCAGGACGGGAGGGTGGCATTATGCCTCCTACAACTTACCCCCATTGGCTGCCAGCGCCAAGGATCTGACCTCTATGACCCCCAAAGCTAGTGTCACCGGCTGGTGGTATCTGTCTGTTTCTACCTCGCTGAACACTCCTGTTGCCCCAAGAGAGACATGGGACACAAAACACCACACTTTCACAGCCACACCCAGCATCAGCATGGCCACCCTGAAGTACAAAACCACAGGCACACACCTAACTATTGATCACATGTCTGCAAGTGTTAGCTCTGATTCTCTTCATGTCTCTGCAACAAAGCAAACCTCAACCACAGACACAAGTCTCCTTACAGAAATGACCGATGAAGATAACACGACATCTGCCACAGATCAATTTTTTACCACAGATAGTCTGTCCATCCAAACAAAGAAGACAACCACACTTCGCACCAGAAGTGTGAGGAGGCAGAATCCATCCTTTCCAGGTGGTATCCCTAACAGTAGCCCTGCTCTTGTTTCCTGTTCCTGGGATTTATTCCTTCATAGCTCAGCGCTCCTGTCTCTCATTCTGATTCAAGTCCATTGA